Proteins encoded in a region of the Procambarus clarkii isolate CNS0578487 chromosome 42, FALCON_Pclarkii_2.0, whole genome shotgun sequence genome:
- the LOC123770306 gene encoding mucosa-associated lymphoid tissue lymphoma translocation protein 1 isoform X2, with the protein MVWENILSVPVKINAPVGDVHQNIKLGESIDIVVDVDGSPYPEFQWYFNERPLQGQTSWRLPINKFSTEQMGVYFCQMSHILKGEVKEYRSFKFILNIEIMPPEITVDLRDVELLTGRELLLSFEAMGYPEPESYTWYKNNEFFAITSEPKLKIQEVDSLVSGSYHCEVKSNKGSCTSRAATVKVVSPVRVPVVPVFNRKISASEDNHRHNLESIIRETILKREDRDPSQLQFSALSSISTLLYDDVGSQVRFTQEEPLTARNKWALMVANTDYMQENTKLKTPINDMKVLARELTKPNLQFRVMMYSNLKRTEFVNAVHLFKKFLNKGDYVVFYFAGHGFNNNGIDFMMPLDARMKCIPREENVETPPNEVPCQGDCIAATTVTNDIQDTFPALLFSVYDSCRSQLSCRMMLPATTEKYIHALANSFTLFATSENYDTFEDNNSSMLMAHLKNLVGEPIPVEVLGQKVKESFHHKYDKIQNDQIPKTVCDLGQPRSLTDPSVPLEEDTKENGVLQNWEKLGSLGGVIEADIRVARADIRVNIQCIQEALPDAQQFPRDGPTWVISNCIQVLITLSQNNELFDATVVDKDGLDLIIKFSTNKEIYWKLKGRTKPMVCHVDGIQTLEGCLILELFFVFKEVMLCQKVFNLQKPSISKGFSLYNDLS; encoded by the exons TTCCTGTGAAGATAAATGCTCCAGTTGGTGATGTTCATCAAAACATTAAACTAGGTGAATCAATTGATATAGTTGTTGATGTTGATGGATCTCCATACCCAGAATTCCAGTGGTACTTTAATGAAAGACCCCTGCAAGGTCAAACATCTTGGAGACTACCTATAAATAAATTCAG TACTGAACAGATGGGGGTATACTTTTGTCAGATGAGTCATATCCTCAAAGGTGAAGTGAAAGAGTACAGATCATTCAAATTTATTCTGAATATAGAAATAATGCCACCAGAGATTACAGTGGACCTTCGTGATGTGGAGTTACTGACAGGTCGAGAG CTTTTGTTAAGCTTTGAAGCAATGGGTTACCCTGAGCCAGAAAGCTACACATGGTATAAGAATAATGAATTCTTTGCAATAACCTCTGAGCCAAAGCTCAAA ATTCAAGAAGTGGACTCCCTAGTATCAGGGTCATATCACTGTGAAGTTAAAAGTAATAAAGGAAGCTGCACATCAAGAGCTGCCACAGtcaaa GTTGTTTCACCAGTTCGTGTTCCAGTAGTTCCAGTATTCAACAGAAAAA TATCAGCATCAGAAGACAATCATAGGCATAATTTAGAGAGCATCATTAGAGAGACTATATTGAAGAGAGAAGATAGGGATCCATCCCAATTGCAGTTCTCAGCTTTATCATCCATAAGCACACTTCTGTATGACGATGTAGGATCCCAAGTGAGATTCACACAAGAGGAACCACTCACTG CACGTAATAAGTGGGCTTTGATGGTGGCAAATACAGACTACATGCAAGAAAACACAAAATTAAAGACACCAATAAATGATATGAAAGTTTTGGCAAGAGAGCTCACAAAACCAAATCTACAGTTCCGTGTTATGATGTACAGCAACTTAAAAAGGACTGAATTTGTAAATGCGGTTCATCTGTTTAAAAAATTTCTTAATAAAGGAGATTATG TTGTATTTTATTTTGCGGGACATGGATTCAACAATAATGGTATCGACTTCATGATGCCTTTAGACGCAAGAATGAAATGTATACCTAGAGAGGAGAATGTGGAGACACCTCCCAATGAAGTACCATGTCAGGGTGATTGTATTGCAGCTACTACTGTCACTAATGACATTCAAGATACTTTTCCAGCTCTACTCTTTTCAGTCTATGATTCATGTCGCTCACAGCTATCTTGTAG AATGATGTTGCCAGCTACAACAGAAAAATATATTCATGCCCTTGCAAACTCTTTTACACTTTTTGCTACCTCGGAAAATTATGACACCTTTGAAGACAATAACTCTTCTATGCTAATGGCACATCTGAAGAACTTGGTGGGAGAGCCCATACCTGTAGAAGTGCTGGGACAAAAGGTCAAGGAAT CTTTCCACCATAAATATGATAAGATTCAGAATGATCAAATTCCCAAAACTGTTTGCGACTTGGGACAACCACGGTCACTGACTGATCCTTCTGTCCCATTAGAAGAAGATACCAAAG AGAATGGGGTGCTTCAAAACTGGGAAAAGCTTGGAAGTCTTGGAGGTGTGATTGAAGCAGAT ATTCGAGTTGCCCGCGCTGATATAAGAGTGAATATACAGTGCATACAAGAAGCATTACCAGATGCTCAGCAATTTCCAAGAGATGGACCAACATGGGTTATTAGTAACTGTATTCAAGTTTTAATCACTCTATCACAGAATAATGAACTTTTTGATGCTACAGTAGTTGATAAAGATGGGCTGGATCTAATTATAAAATTTAGTACTAACAAAGAG ATATATTGGAAACTGAAAGGAAGAACGAAACCAATGGTATGTCATGTTGATGGGATTCAAACTTTGGAG GGATGTTTGATACTGGAATTGTTTTTTGTCTTTAAAGAAGTAATGTTGTGTCAAAAAGTCTTCAATCTACAAAAGCCATCCATCTCCAAGGGATTCTCACTATACAATGACCTGTCTTAA
- the LOC123770307 gene encoding uncharacterized protein, which produces MRMSWFLGAALLVVALAQAFAVPVDENNNPEEKSTGSKTFHAVRAFFRPVTDYFFKKLPNKTPSDVATDVKEQATEVKEWAQENQAVQSLVSSLTPVKNWLKDKANVLKDTTFKEMYEDVKTRVSNLDERIGTWIQEHNTKQ; this is translated from the exons ATGCGTATGTCGTGGTTCCTTGGGGCGGCGCTGCTGGTGGTGGCTCTAGCACAGGCGTTTGCTGTGCCCGTTGACGAAAACAATAATCCCGAGGAAAA AAGTACTGGATCAAAGACGTTTCATGCTGTGAGGGCGTTCTTCAGACCCGTGACTGATTATTTCTTCAAGAAACTACCAAACAAGACCCCTTCAGATGTTGCCACTGATGTCAAGGAACAG GCGACTGAGGTAAAGGAATGGGCACAGGAGAACCAGGCGGTGCAGTCACTAGtctcctccctcacaccagtcAAGAACTGGCTCAAG GATAAGGCCAACGTCCTGAAGGATACGACCTTTAAAGAGATGTATGAGGACGTTAAGACGCGAGTAAGCAACTTGGATGAAAGGATTGGAACCTGGATCCAGGAGCATAACACCAAACAATAa